Genomic segment of Trichoderma breve strain T069 chromosome 7 map unlocalized scaffold00007, whole genome shotgun sequence:
AGGTTCGCAAACGACCACGCATTGGGACTGACTTTGACGATTTCTGGACTCGAGCGGGAGATATTCCGGTagaagatggcggcctcATGGCCTCTGAGGATGGGCCACCGTATACAGACGAAATGGCACAGAATGATGCACGCATAGTTCTCCGCATTGAGAGGGAGGTCGAGCCGGGTGGGCTTCTTTCGATGCAACGCTGCTCCCTATTCGTGcctgaaggagaagaggagccaCCAAGGCAATGGGCTCGACAAGACCATATGAcaaaagctgctgccaacTTTCGAAAGCTCATGGTAGTAGAACAACAGCGCCATCGATCAACAGCCAAAAAGCTTGCCGAAGCCTGTCGTGAAGAATGGCTAAGGCGCCAACCCAAATCTGCCGAAGAGATAGAATCGGAAGCAAGGGCCTTGTGGCTAACACGGTATCGGGTTGTTCTCAAATCTCTCACTGGTACTTGGGATAATGTACGTGCAGAGGTTAACAGACGGCGATTGGCACAATGGGAGgcggaagagcaaaaaagagTCAAAGCCGCGCTTAACCAGGCCGTCAGTCTATCGGAGCAGAAATTGCAGGCTCGCCGCGCCGGAGGCATGGATTCTGAATCTCTTttcgacgaggatgatggctttgatgatCTGAGCGACAGCGCTAGCGACGATGACGGAGACGAAGACGGATCTCGTCTGTCTTCCACAGAGACTGATGGAGGcagcggcgacggcgatgatAGCGATATGATGTCTTCTtccgaagacgaagacgaagaagatcAGAAAGACGTGGCAGACGAGGGCCTCACACAGGAACAGCTACGAGCGAAATACGCCAATATACCTGACCTGAAAATACCTAAGAAAGCAGAATCAATTGCCGAGAACACGAGCCAAAGCCCTGGCAACGCAGGAGAGTCAGACGCTGAGACCAGTGATGAATCAGTGGATATGGATGACGATTTAGGATCTAGTGATTTTGATGGTAGTGGCGAGTCTGGGGATGAGGGGTCAACAGATGAGTCGGgatctgaagaagaggccagtGGTCTGCTGGGACTCTTTTTTGGAAAATCAGAGctgaaagaaatgaagaaaatcGAGACCAAGGCTGAAAGTCCCGAAAACGGCGAGACGAGCGGTCAAACTGATGCACCCGAGCCGGAAATCGCACAGCCAgatgttgagatggaggatgaggaggatgaggatgaaatGTCGCTTGTCCGCCACCCCGATTCTAtcaatggtgatggcgcAGATGATAACGGAAATGGTGCTAATAATACGGTGGAAACCAAGCCGAATGGCGTGGAAAGCGGAACGgaacatgatgatgaaagcaAAGAGCCTAGAATTCCTTCAGACCATGTCGACGTTGATACAGAAAACGTTGATACAGAAAACGTTGATCAGGACATAGCGATGACAGATGCTCCAGAGACTACAGCCAGCGATGTGCCAAAGTCGGAAGAGCCTACAAGCACAGCAACTTCAGAGAAATACGCCCATCCAGAAACAGGGGCTACGGATGTCCATTCTGATACCTCACCGAGTACATCACTCACAACAACCATGGACACCAAGTTAGAATCGAAGCAATCCGATAGCGAAGTATCGCCGCTGAAAGAGACTGTACCGGTAGAGTCACCCACCACCGTGGCCCGAGTCTCAACACCTCAATCCGCAGCCCAAGTTCCAACACCTCAATCCACGGCCCATAAAATAGAAGTTCCGTTCCTCCTGCGGGGGACACTACGCGAGTACCAAAGACAAGGCCTcgactggctggctggcctgTATGCAAACAATACCAATGGCATCCTGGCAGACGAGATGGGTCTGGGCAAAACGATCCAGACCATTGCGCTATTAGCGCATCTTGCCTGTCGTCACGAAGTCTGGGGTCCTCACCTGGTCATTGTGCCCACCAGTGTAATGCTCAACTGGGAAATGGAATTCAAGAAATGGTGTCCTGGCTTCAAGATACTTGCCTACTACGGCTCTCAAGAGGAGCGGAAGAGGAAACGCCAAGGCTGGAACAACGACGATGTTTGGAACGTCTGCGTTACTTCATATCAGTTGGTGCTTCAAGACCAACAGGTGTTTAGGCGACGCCGATGGCACTATATGATTCTTGACGAAGCACACAATATCAAGAACTTTAAGTCACAGCGATGGCAGACGCTGCTAGGGTTTAACACACATTCACGCCTGCTCCTCACAGGAACTCCGCTTCAAAATAATTTAACCGAGCTGTGGTCGCTGTTGTTTTTCCTTATGCCTGCGGAGAACGGCGTCGGGGGATTTGCAGATTTGCAAGAGTTTCATGACTGGTTTCGCAAACCTGAATCACAGATCTTGGAGAACGGGAGAGACCAAATGGATGACGaagccaaggccatcatTGCAAAGCTGCACAAGGTTCTGCGACCGTATCTTCTCAGACGTCTCAAAGCGGACGTGGAGAAGCAAATGCCCGCCAAATACGAACATGTCGAATTCTGCCGACTTTCAAAGCGCCAACGTGAACTGTACGATGGCTTCCTAGCACGCAGCGAGACGAGAGATACGCTGGCATCCGGCAATTACCTCTCCATTATCAACTGTTTGATGCAGCTGCGCAAAGTCTGCAACCATCCTGACCTGTTTGTAGACCGTCCCATCATGACATCCTTCCGCATGCGCAAATCTATAGTCGCGGACTATCAGGATACGGTGAGAGTTGTGCAGCGGTCTTTGGTTGCAGACAGCCCCATGAGCACTGTCAACTTGGGTTTTCTCAACCTAGTGCCCACTCAGCATGAGCATCTATCTACCACGAAGGCGGATAGTGTAGCCCAACTGAGCTCCCACCGCGTCCTCATGGATCTTAGAGAGGCTCAGAAATGCCGAGCTCAAAATGCCTACACAACCCTCGACCCGGCTACGGTAGAGTCGAATATTGCCTATGTTGAGAGTGCTGCCCGGTGGGGCCGCTTCGAGGAACTGCAACACTGCGTCTACCTCAACGCCCTTCGTCGGCAACAAAGGCCGATATATGGCAGCAACGTCATAAGCTTGCTGAACATCAACGCCCATGACCGTCTACGCAAGCCCCGGCCTAGAGTTCCCCGAAAAATTATGGAGTGGTTCGATTCCGACTCGGCCTTTGTACAGGCACTAACTCCATCCCTCGAACAAAGAGCTGATAGCTTCAAGACTGCCATCGAAAAATTCTCCTGCGTCACGCCCGCGGTGGTGACTCGGGACTTTAACCAGCTTATTCTGGGTCGAAAGGGTGTGGAGGCATTTACCGATGAAGACCTCAAGCTATCAGCACCGGTGCGATGGGCGCCTTTTATGCCCAAGCAACCCCCTGCAGACCCTTGGCACGAGGCTCGAATGCGTCTCACCATCCAGTTTCCCGATAAGCGTCTTCTTCAGTACGACTGCGGCAAACTGCAGGCACTAGACAAGTTGCTGCGCAAGCTGCAGGCTGGCGGCCACCGCGCCCTCATCTTTACCCAAATGACAAAAGTCCTCGACATCCTAGAGCAATTCTTAAATATTCACGGGCACAAGTACCTCCGACTAGATGGTGCTACCAAAGTCGAGCAGCGCCAAATCTTGACAGATCGGTTCAACCATGATTCACGCATTCTCTGCTTCATCCTGTCCACTCGATCAGGAGGTCTGGGCATCAATCTTACGGGCGCAGACACAGTCATCTTTTACGACCAGGATTGGAATCCGGCCATGGACAAACAGTGTCAGGACCGATGTCATCGTATCGGCCAAACGCGTGACGTGCACATCTACCGTCTCGTAAGCGAGCACACTATCGAGGCGAATATTCTTCGTAAAGCATCACAAAAGCAGATGCTTGACGATGTAGTTATTCAGGAGGGCGAGTTTAACACGGATTCGTTCAACCGCCCCTCAGTCAGAGATGTCCTTGGCGAGAAGGTGGATTTTATGAGCGAAGGCGTTGCTGCGGCAGATGCCGCTCTTGATCTAGTCCTTGGCGGATCGGAAAGCAGCAATGATCAGCGCCGTGTTGGTCGCGTTTTTGAGCAAgcggaagacaaagaagatgtCGCCGCCGCACGCGTGGCAGAGAAGGAGATATTGGCCGACGATGCTGACTTTACGGAAAAGGCTGGTGGAGCTACCTCTGGCACCTCGACAGCACGCCAAGGGACGCCAGCAGGCAAGTCTATCTTTGAAGGGGGCATTGGAATACTAGATGGGCCAGTCGAGCCCGGTATCGACGTAATTGAGGAGTATAACGCTTGGGGCGGACGAATGGGCAACGTTGATGACTATATGCTTTCTATCATGACCGAGGAGTTGAAACACACGAAACTGGAGCTGCCaaaggataagaagaagggcaagaagaagggcaaagaCACGAGGAAACGATAATAGCGGACGCACCTCAGCTGTTGTCAAACGAGTATTGTGGTTGGATTCACTACCATCCAATGTAATCTCAGCATTGTGTATAAGTACGGTACCATGGTTTTGTTGTGTTGTAAGTTACAATAGTGTTCGAGGGAGACATCATTGCGCGtgttttaaaaaaaaaaatggtgGGGGACATTATCATGACGAGGGAGTTTGGGGTTTTCAAAAGGCGATAGCAGGTTGATTACTAGGTTTAGATTTGGTGGGCACAGGCACTGCCATTGGAAATGCGCATAAATCGAATAATCTCCCATGACTTTGATCTCGTCCCTTCTtgtatttgtttgtttgtctgaAGCACTGCTACCCTATATTAAAGGatagaataataatagttGGCTTTCCCTTTTCAAGATCTATATGATTATATGAGTATTACACAATGCTGTTGGTAAACTTGTCTCTTCTGGGATTGGTTCAGCTGACATGGTTGTAAATTGTCGTCCGGACTGTCTTGGTTGTTGACTCGTTAGTCGTGATCAGCAGGAGGCTGCTATCAAAATCCTGTACCTTGGTCTATTTGAAACAGCCAGTATATTAATCCCAGACAGAAATGTACCAAGGAATGGAAGTCATCAAGTTGACTCTGATTGGATCATCGGTgtcgacaatggcaatgaTAGTAGTACTGTAAATAATTCTCGTCCAAGCCACTGATCGAATGTTCGTATATGCACGATATCATCACCGAGGCTCATTCTCTATCCCTGGCGCTTTTTAGTGCAAAAGCTAGACCAGTACAATGACACGCGCACATGTTGCGGCTGCAGAAGATGTCACAGCGCATCTGGGGCCCCACTTGGGACTAACTTGGCCAGCACAATGAGCTCTGCCTTGGAGTGGACGGAGAGGCTgaagtaccggtacctggTTGAGTCGGAGCATTTACAGACTCGGAGTTACAGGCTGTTGCATAGAACACGGCAAGACGGGTTGATTGTATGCACAACATCAAgtccattttttttttttttaacgtTCGTACCTGTCCTT
This window contains:
- a CDS encoding type III restriction enzyme, res subunit domain-containing protein, encoding MPETASPDHVILDADSLAASSADAPLNTHASDAPPVEPEDREAAVESQANGHAQHDATPAQANGHVLQQAEAMDDARLDDSERPAKRQRTRNATPPPPAIRKLKPISPPWKKIEADGPTSYTENGRRKSGRINNSLPIPAEPSNLNPKRNTRHSMNGSTGSTPKESSMTNGKTSKMAGGNASKQKPSGKATPASTTASESNSRYASRRGAAPEPRSSSRLTRRRTPSPPPQSLRHSTRTRRTRLSDVSAAAEQDAGGNITKHNTFESSGKSPRVKLRVSSRLGVIPLVHPDQVRKRPRIGTDFDDFWTRAGDIPVEDGGLMASEDGPPYTDEMAQNDARIVLRIEREVEPGGLLSMQRCSLFVPEGEEEPPRQWARQDHMTKAAANFRKLMVVEQQRHRSTAKKLAEACREEWLRRQPKSAEEIESEARALWLTRYRVVLKSLTGTWDNVRAEVNRRRLAQWEAEEQKRVKAALNQAVSLSEQKLQARRAGGMDSESLFDEDDGFDDLSDSASDDDGDEDGSRLSSTETDGGSGDGDDSDMMSSSEDEDEEDQKDVADEGLTQEQLRAKYANIPDLKIPKKAESIAENTSQSPGNAGESDAETSDESVDMDDDLGSSDFDGSGESGDEGSTDESGSEEEASGLLGLFFGKSELKEMKKIETKAESPENGETSGQTDAPEPEIAQPDVEMEDEEDEDEMSLVRHPDSINGDGADDNGNGANNTVETKPNGVESGTEHDDESKEPRIPSDHVDVDTENVDTENVDQDIAMTDAPETTASDVPKSEEPTSTATSEKYAHPETGATDVHSDTSPSTSLTTTMDTKLESKQSDSEVSPLKETVPVESPTTVARVSTPQSAAQVPTPQSTAHKIEVPFLLRGTLREYQRQGLDWLAGLYANNTNGILADEMGLGKTIQTIALLAHLACRHEVWGPHLVIVPTSVMLNWEMEFKKWCPGFKILAYYGSQEERKRKRQGWNNDDVWNVCVTSYQLVLQDQQVFRRRRWHYMILDEAHNIKNFKSQRWQTLLGFNTHSRLLLTGTPLQNNLTELWSLLFFLMPAENGVGGFADLQEFHDWFRKPESQILENGRDQMDDEAKAIIAKLHKVLRPYLLRRLKADVEKQMPAKYEHVEFCRLSKRQRELYDGFLARSETRDTLASGNYLSIINCLMQLRKVCNHPDLFVDRPIMTSFRMRKSIVADYQDTVRVVQRSLVADSPMSTVNLGFLNLVPTQHEHLSTTKADSVAQLSSHRVLMDLREAQKCRAQNAYTTLDPATVESNIAYVESAARWGRFEELQHCVYLNALRRQQRPIYGSNVISLLNINAHDRLRKPRPRVPRKIMEWFDSDSAFVQALTPSLEQRADSFKTAIEKFSCVTPAVVTRDFNQLILGRKGVEAFTDEDLKLSAPFPDKRLLQYDCGKLQALDKLLRKLQAGGHRALIFTQMTKVLDILEQFLNIHGHKYLRLDGATKVEQRQILTDRFNHDSRILCFILSTRSGGLGINLTGADTVIFYDQDWNPAMDKQCQDRCHRIGQTRDVHIYRLVSEHTIEANILRKASQKQMLDDVVIQEGEFNTDSFNRPSVRDVLGEKVDFMSEGVAAADAALDLVLGGSESSNDQRRVGRVFEQAEDKEDVAAARVAEKEILADDADFTEKAGGATSGTSTARQGTPAVEPGIDVIEEYNAWGGRMGNVDDYMLSIMTEELKHTKLELPKDKKKGKKKGKDTRKR